Proteins found in one Paenibacillus sp. FSL R10-2782 genomic segment:
- the spoIVA gene encoding stage IV sporulation protein A — translation MEKVDIFKDIAERTGGDIYLGVVGAVRTGKSTFIKRFMETIVLPNITSEADRARAVDELPQSAAGKTIMTTEPKFVPNNAVQIKVTEGLDVNVRLVDCVGYAVEGAKGYEDENGPRMISTPWFEEPIPFQEAAEIGTRKVIQEHSTLGVVVTTDGTIAEIPRSSYVESEERVIEELKEVGKPFVLVINSTHPRSDETLQLRSELAAKYDIPVMTLSAATMTEDDVTGVLREVLYEFPVHEVNVNLPSWVMVLNEDHWLRSNYENSVRDTVKDIRRLRDVDRVVGQFMEYEFIDRAGLSGMNMGQGVAEIDLFAPDELYDQILVEVVGVEIRGKDHLLQMMQDFAHAKREYDRFAEALEMVKTTGYGIAAPSLAEMALDEPQLIRQGTRFGVRLKATAPSIHMIRVDVESEFAPIIGTEKQSEELVRYLMQDFENDPIKIWESDIFGRSLHSIVREGIQGKIAMMPDNARYKLQETLGRIINEGSGGLIAIIL, via the coding sequence TTGGAGAAAGTGGACATTTTTAAAGACATTGCCGAACGCACCGGAGGAGATATTTATCTTGGGGTCGTCGGCGCAGTCCGAACAGGTAAATCAACTTTTATCAAGCGGTTTATGGAGACGATTGTTCTGCCGAACATTACAAGTGAGGCGGACCGTGCCCGCGCCGTAGATGAGCTGCCACAAAGTGCGGCTGGGAAAACGATCATGACGACGGAGCCTAAATTCGTACCGAATAATGCTGTCCAGATCAAAGTAACGGAAGGACTGGATGTGAATGTCCGTCTGGTCGACTGTGTAGGATACGCAGTAGAGGGTGCGAAGGGCTACGAGGATGAAAATGGTCCACGGATGATCTCCACGCCATGGTTTGAAGAACCGATTCCGTTTCAGGAAGCGGCGGAGATTGGCACGCGCAAGGTCATTCAGGAGCATTCGACGCTCGGTGTTGTCGTCACGACAGACGGCACGATTGCGGAAATTCCGCGTAGCTCTTATGTAGAGTCGGAGGAGCGAGTCATTGAGGAGTTGAAAGAGGTAGGCAAGCCGTTTGTGCTGGTCATCAATTCCACGCATCCGCGCAGCGATGAAACACTTCAACTTCGCAGTGAGTTGGCAGCCAAGTATGATATTCCTGTCATGACACTCAGTGCAGCAACGATGACAGAAGATGATGTTACAGGCGTGCTTCGTGAAGTATTATATGAATTCCCAGTGCATGAGGTGAATGTGAACCTGCCGAGCTGGGTTATGGTACTGAATGAAGATCACTGGCTGCGCAGCAATTATGAGAATTCCGTCCGCGATACGGTAAAAGACATTCGACGCCTGCGTGATGTAGACCGAGTGGTCGGCCAGTTTATGGAGTATGAATTCATTGACAGGGCCGGTCTAAGCGGGATGAATATGGGGCAGGGTGTGGCGGAGATTGATCTGTTCGCACCGGATGAGCTGTACGATCAGATTTTGGTCGAGGTGGTCGGGGTAGAGATTCGTGGCAAGGATCATCTGCTGCAAATGATGCAGGATTTTGCCCATGCCAAACGGGAATATGACCGCTTCGCCGAGGCATTGGAAATGGTCAAGACGACCGGATACGGTATTGCTGCTCCGTCGCTGGCTGAGATGGCGCTGGATGAACCGCAGCTAATTCGTCAGGGCACGAGATTTGGTGTGCGGCTCAAGGCCACAGCGCCTTCCATTCACATGATTCGTGTCGATGTGGAATCGGAATTTGCTCCGATTATCGGAACAGAGAAGCAAAGCGAGGAGCTTGTGCGCTATCTGATGCAGGATTTTGAAAATGACCCGATCAAAATTTGGGAATCGGACATTTTCGGACGCTCGTTGCATTCCATTGTGCGTGAAGGCATTCAGGGCAAGATCGCCATGATGCCAGACAATGCACGCTACAAGCTTCAGGAAACGCTGGGCCGCATTATTAACGAAGGCTCAGGCGGTCTGATTGCCATCATTCTTTAA
- a CDS encoding 2Fe-2S iron-sulfur cluster-binding protein produces the protein MDVHITFKPSGRRVQVGQGTTLLQAARKANVYIPTRCDGKAACLMCKVHISQEWAVHAGQPSDAERRKLGPLLDEGIRLSCQARAQSNVEVMIPEDKLKAAVRRQLERQAQEDELW, from the coding sequence ATGGATGTGCATATTACGTTTAAGCCGTCAGGCAGGCGCGTACAGGTCGGTCAAGGCACGACATTGCTCCAGGCTGCACGTAAAGCGAACGTGTATATTCCAACCCGTTGTGATGGAAAAGCGGCCTGTCTCATGTGCAAGGTGCATATTTCACAGGAATGGGCTGTACACGCAGGCCAGCCAAGTGATGCAGAGCGCCGCAAGCTGGGACCTCTGCTGGATGAAGGCATCCGCTTGTCATGTCAGGCTCGCGCCCAGAGTAATGTTGAGGTGATGATACCTGAGGATAAGCTTAAGGCGGCTGTGCGGCGACAGCTTGAGCGTCAGGCACAGGAAGACGAACTGTGGTAA
- a CDS encoding stage VI sporulation protein F, with amino-acid sequence MSRNFPKDALKAINKKGGKNISENAVKKLASTVKADTLQSEAQLRQLIKQVSAMANIPVSEDTVRDIVGAVKKSGMSPSNMESLMKMMMKK; translated from the coding sequence GTGAGTAGAAACTTTCCGAAAGATGCGTTGAAGGCCATTAACAAAAAAGGCGGAAAAAACATATCTGAAAATGCGGTGAAAAAGCTGGCAAGCACCGTTAAAGCGGACACGCTTCAAAGTGAAGCACAGTTGCGTCAGTTGATAAAGCAGGTATCTGCGATGGCCAACATTCCGGTGTCGGAAGATACAGTAAGGGATATTGTCGGTGCCGTCAAAAAGAGCGGAATGAGTCCTTCCAATATGGAATCGTTGATGAAAATGATGATGAAAAAATAA
- a CDS encoding sugar ABC transporter substrate-binding protein, protein MNIQKNKKLGLGAMMLLVLVLLVTACGAPKTESGGQGTSSTGSNTTDTKTDSLNLKGKRVALIMEFNTGTFSQQYVQGVEEEVKKFGGTLTKFVADNDKAKMASLLDSAINQQFDVILTDHGDALLETGLKKAVSRNIPVIVFDAAVNVPGAVVLSQDDQSMAELTLEQMKKDIGGKGNIVKVWVAGFAPMERRQVAYDKFLKANPDIKEIATFGSAQNPALDTQAKMEAVLKQYPKGQITAVWAAWDEFAKGAARAIQQAGRTEIKVYGIDMSDEDLQMIQDPKNSWVASAAVDPTDIGRVQVRYAYQKLHGDKPEEQVVLKAVYVQREALPDKQISTSELSQYVKGWGQSEQGYKDWMKEYETAK, encoded by the coding sequence ATGAATATCCAAAAAAACAAGAAGCTAGGACTAGGAGCTATGATGCTGCTGGTGCTGGTTTTGCTGGTCACTGCATGTGGTGCGCCGAAAACAGAGAGCGGCGGTCAAGGGACAAGCAGTACGGGATCGAACACGACGGATACCAAAACAGACAGCTTAAATTTAAAAGGCAAACGAGTTGCGTTAATTATGGAGTTTAACACAGGCACGTTCTCTCAGCAGTATGTTCAGGGCGTGGAAGAGGAAGTTAAGAAATTTGGAGGCACGCTGACCAAGTTTGTAGCAGACAACGACAAGGCAAAAATGGCCTCCTTGCTTGATAGCGCGATTAACCAGCAGTTTGATGTCATTTTGACAGACCATGGTGATGCGTTACTGGAAACAGGATTGAAAAAAGCGGTTTCCCGCAATATCCCGGTTATCGTCTTCGATGCTGCGGTCAACGTTCCAGGGGCTGTCGTGCTTTCACAGGATGACCAAAGCATGGCCGAGCTGACGCTGGAGCAAATGAAAAAGGATATCGGCGGCAAAGGTAACATTGTAAAAGTGTGGGTTGCTGGGTTTGCACCGATGGAGCGTCGTCAGGTTGCTTACGATAAGTTCTTAAAAGCCAATCCGGATATTAAAGAAATTGCAACTTTTGGCTCAGCTCAGAATCCGGCTTTGGACACACAAGCCAAAATGGAAGCTGTGTTGAAACAATATCCTAAGGGTCAAATTACAGCGGTCTGGGCTGCCTGGGATGAATTTGCCAAAGGTGCAGCACGCGCCATCCAACAGGCTGGACGCACGGAAATTAAAGTCTACGGCATTGATATGAGCGACGAGGATTTGCAAATGATTCAGGACCCGAAAAATTCTTGGGTGGCTTCAGCGGCTGTAGATCCGACAGATATCGGACGCGTACAAGTGCGCTATGCATACCAGAAGCTGCACGGAGATAAACCGGAGGAGCAAGTGGTACTGAAGGCGGTATACGTGCAGCGTGAAGCATTGCCAGATAAGCAAATCTCCACCTCCGAGCTGTCTCAATATGTAAAGGGATGGGGCCAAAGCGAGCAAGGCTACAAGGATTGGATGAAAGAATATGAAACGGCCAAATAA